A stretch of the Verrucomicrobiia bacterium genome encodes the following:
- a CDS encoding inositol monophosphatase, producing the protein MNDRQIDVALEAAIRAARAAGVLMATHRTRPKKVHSSTRHDLKLELDVRCQRVITRSLAGAFPDIPVLGEEAVQEASLTAPARWVVDPVDGTVNFAHGIPHAAVSIALQLRETPRSAGYADGYATVAGVVLDPFCDERFTARRGHPACLNGRRIRVSTRPLREAILSLGFSGRAGNIPALVRDVQRLAPRVRKLRIMGSAALALAYVASGRFDAYVETGIQLWDIAAGGLIVESAGGVFRRRQAGPDGRIALEASNGHLGRRPLVAVPSGTQ; encoded by the coding sequence ATGAACGATCGCCAGATTGATGTCGCCCTGGAGGCGGCCATCCGGGCCGCACGCGCCGCCGGAGTGCTGATGGCGACGCACCGGACGCGTCCCAAGAAGGTCCATTCCTCGACGCGCCATGACCTCAAGCTGGAACTGGACGTCCGCTGCCAGAGGGTGATCACCCGAAGCCTCGCCGGGGCGTTTCCAGACATTCCGGTCCTGGGCGAGGAGGCGGTCCAGGAGGCGTCGTTGACGGCCCCGGCCCGGTGGGTGGTGGATCCGGTGGATGGCACGGTGAACTTCGCCCACGGCATTCCCCATGCAGCGGTGAGCATCGCCCTCCAACTGCGGGAAACACCACGGTCGGCCGGATATGCCGATGGCTACGCCACGGTGGCCGGGGTCGTCCTCGACCCGTTTTGTGATGAACGGTTCACCGCGCGACGGGGGCACCCGGCGTGCCTGAACGGACGCCGCATCCGGGTGAGCACCCGGCCCCTGCGCGAGGCGATTCTCAGCCTTGGGTTCTCCGGCCGTGCCGGAAACATCCCGGCGCTGGTCCGGGACGTCCAACGGCTGGCACCGCGCGTGCGCAAGCTCCGGATCATGGGTTCCGCGGCCCTCGCCCTGGCCTACGTCGCCAGCGGACGATTTGACGCCTACGTGGAGACCGGAATCCAGCTGTGGGACATCGCCGCCGGCGGGCTGATTGTCGAATCAGCCGGCGGCGTGTTCCGGCGGCGGCAGGCCGGACCCGACGGCCGGATCGCCCTCGAGGCCTCCAACGGCCACCTGGGCCGCCGGCCGCTGGTCGCGGTACCGTCGGGGACTCAGTAG
- a CDS encoding cation:proton antiporter: MHDLLRDISLCIAAAWILGVVAQWLRQPVLLAYLVAGFVIGPRGLRWVVHEEAIDVISELGLIFLLFMIGLEIDLKKIAAAGRSITVTAVVQIAGTTALGIGLARAVGLPMGGGQGWDALYFGIACALSSTVIVVKILYDKRELDTVAGRVTLGVLVLQDLAIILFLAIQPSLDQMRLGALVLSVAKVATLVVSALALSRFVLPALFRHVARLPELVLVGALAWCFSVGQGAASLGLSREMGALVAGVALSTFPYALDVTAKVTSLRDFFVTLFFVGLGMTIPLPTGPMITLALGYCAFVIVSRFLTIFPPLYLLGSGLRLSLVNSINLCQLSEFSLVLVALGIKEGQLARMDTGAISLAFVLLALLSSFTMMRSDGAVRRMTPFLKRCGLKDLDDGETQMRTREQLASSGGHGSARILLLGFFRTASSLLEELQRHAPNLLPQVAVVDFNPLALNELKRRGIRALYGDLSQRDTLMHAGIAQAGVLVCTVPDSLLRGVTNLKLVRTLRELNPTARIIAPAERVGDVAVLRRAGADYVSLARLGEATDLLEAVQAAESGLLEEKRLRLEALLKDRAEVLP; the protein is encoded by the coding sequence GTGCACGACCTGCTCCGCGACATCTCCCTCTGCATTGCCGCCGCCTGGATCCTCGGTGTCGTTGCGCAGTGGCTTCGCCAGCCGGTGTTGCTGGCCTACCTGGTGGCGGGATTCGTGATCGGGCCCCGGGGGCTGCGGTGGGTGGTTCACGAGGAGGCCATTGATGTCATTTCCGAGCTCGGCCTCATTTTCCTGCTCTTCATGATTGGGCTGGAGATTGACCTCAAGAAGATCGCCGCCGCGGGGCGCTCGATCACCGTGACCGCGGTGGTCCAGATCGCGGGAACCACGGCGCTGGGCATCGGCCTCGCCCGGGCGGTCGGTCTGCCGATGGGCGGCGGCCAGGGGTGGGATGCCCTGTACTTCGGCATCGCTTGTGCCCTCAGCAGCACCGTCATCGTGGTCAAAATCCTGTACGACAAGCGGGAGCTCGACACGGTGGCGGGCCGGGTCACGCTGGGCGTGCTGGTCCTGCAGGACCTGGCCATCATCCTGTTCCTCGCCATCCAGCCGAGCCTCGACCAGATGCGCCTCGGGGCTCTGGTGCTGTCCGTGGCCAAGGTGGCCACGCTGGTGGTGAGCGCGCTGGCGCTGAGCCGCTTCGTGCTGCCCGCCCTGTTCCGTCACGTGGCCCGGCTGCCCGAACTGGTGCTGGTCGGGGCCCTCGCGTGGTGCTTTTCGGTCGGCCAGGGTGCAGCCTCCCTCGGACTCTCCCGCGAAATGGGCGCCCTGGTGGCCGGCGTCGCGCTGTCCACGTTTCCCTACGCCCTGGACGTCACCGCCAAGGTCACCAGTCTGCGGGACTTTTTTGTCACGTTGTTCTTCGTGGGGTTGGGCATGACGATTCCGTTGCCCACCGGGCCCATGATCACCCTCGCCCTCGGCTACTGCGCCTTCGTCATCGTCAGCCGGTTCCTCACCATTTTTCCGCCCCTGTACCTGCTGGGATCCGGATTGCGCCTCAGCCTGGTCAACAGCATCAACCTCTGCCAGCTCAGCGAGTTTTCCCTCGTTCTGGTCGCCCTCGGCATCAAGGAGGGCCAGCTCGCGCGTATGGACACCGGGGCCATCTCGCTCGCCTTCGTGCTGCTCGCGCTGCTTTCATCGTTCACCATGATGCGCTCGGACGGAGCCGTCCGCCGGATGACCCCCTTCCTCAAGCGGTGCGGCTTGAAGGACCTGGATGATGGCGAGACGCAGATGCGCACCCGGGAACAACTGGCCTCATCCGGGGGCCACGGGTCTGCGCGGATCCTGCTGCTGGGCTTCTTCCGAACCGCCAGTTCCCTGCTGGAGGAACTGCAGCGTCACGCACCGAACCTCCTCCCCCAGGTGGCGGTCGTGGACTTCAATCCGCTCGCGCTCAACGAGCTCAAGCGCAGGGGCATCCGCGCGTTGTACGGCGACCTCAGCCAGCGCGACACGCTGATGCATGCGGGCATCGCGCAGGCCGGGGTGCTCGTATGCACCGTCCCCGATTCCCTGCTGCGCGGGGTGACCAACCTCAAGCTGGTGCGCACGCTCCGGGAGCTGAATCCCACGGCCCGGATCATCGCCCCGGCGGAGCGGGTCGGCGACGTGGCGGTGCTCCGTCGGGCGGGTGCCGACTACGTGAGCCTGGCCCGCCTCGGGGAGGCCACGGATCTGCTCGAAGCGGTCCAGGCGGCCGAAAGCGGACTGCTCGAAGAGAAGCGGCTCCGGCTGGAGGCGTTGCTCAAGGACCGGGCCGAGGTGCTGCCTTGA